The sequence below is a genomic window from Flagellimonas marinaquae.
CCTGTATTGGAGAATCCACCATCATGGAATAGGTTCTGCATGGTAACCTTTTTGGTCAGATCAGAGAAAAGAGATACCGTATAATTTGCACAATCGTCTGCTGATGCGTTGCCCAAGGGTGACATTTTCTCCGCATAGTTGATAAATCCATCAAAGCCTTTAACCCCTTGCCCTGCCGTAGTGGGTGTCGGTGATTGCGAAATGGTATTCACCCTTACTTTGTGTTCTTTTCCAAAAAAGTATCCAAAACTTCTTGCAACCGACTCCAAGTACGCCTTGTTATCGGCCATATCGTTATAGTCCGGAAATGTTCTTTGAGCCGCCATATAGGTCAAGGCAACAATACTTCCCCACTCGTTCATGGCCTCAGCTTTGTATAGCGATTGCATTACTTTGTGAAAAGACAATGCGGACACATCCCAACCCTTTTCGGTAAAGCTATAGTTCTCGTCCGTGTAATGTCTTCCTTTTCGAACGTTTACGGACATTCCGATGGAATGTAGCACAAAATCCAGTTTTCCGCCCAAAATTTCCATGGACTGCTCAACGAGATTTTTCAAATCTTCCTCGTTGGTGGCATCTGCAGGAACAATCTGAGAGTTGGTCTTTTCTGCCAATTCGTTTATTTGTCCCATTCGCATGGCAATGGGTGCATTGGTCAAAACAAACTCACCTCCTTCTTCATGAACGCGTTCTGCGGTTTTCCAAGCAATGGAATTCGAATCCAAAGCCCCAAAAATGATTCCTTTTTTACCTTTTAAAAGATTGTATGCCATAATTTTTTGCGATTGTTAATTGTTCGACAAAGATATTTAAACTAATTGAATGTTAATCCTGCACGAGTATATAGATTCCAGTTATACTCAACTTGTTTGTGCATACAACATCTTCAGATGCTTTTTTTTA
It includes:
- a CDS encoding enoyl-ACP reductase FabI, producing MAYNLLKGKKGIIFGALDSNSIAWKTAERVHEEGGEFVLTNAPIAMRMGQINELAEKTNSQIVPADATNEEDLKNLVEQSMEILGGKLDFVLHSIGMSVNVRKGRHYTDENYSFTEKGWDVSALSFHKVMQSLYKAEAMNEWGSIVALTYMAAQRTFPDYNDMADNKAYLESVARSFGYFFGKEHKVRVNTISQSPTPTTAGQGVKGFDGFINYAEKMSPLGNASADDCANYTVSLFSDLTKKVTMQNLFHDGGFSNTGVSQEVIDEFSK